In one window of Erythrolamprus reginae isolate rEryReg1 chromosome 1, rEryReg1.hap1, whole genome shotgun sequence DNA:
- the LOC139172267 gene encoding CD59 glycoprotein-like isoform X2, which yields MDKINYILLTAFIILTLSCSSGYALRCYICEQSPFLCRSNLTCSEEEDACLQIRMVNLRTYRCWKMSKCSKDVVAQEFSVDSFRHLCCQRDFCNKSPSLLVSSTPLGISAVIVLWMMSR from the exons ATGGACAAAATAAACTACATTCTCCTAACGGCATTCATTATCCTAACCTTATCCTGCAGTTCTG GCTATGCACTTCGATGTTATATCTGTGAACAAAGTCCTTTTCTCTGTAGAAGCAACCTCACCTGTTCTGAGGAAGAAGACGCTTGCTTACAAATTAGAATGG TGAATTTGAGAACGTACAGGTGCTGGAAAATGTCAAAGTGCAGCAAAGATGTTGTAGCCCAGGAATTTAGCGTTGACAGTTTTAGACACCTTTGCTGCCAAAGAGATTTCTGCAATAAGAGTCCAAGCCTCCTCGTCAGTTCCACTCCCCTTGGTATTTCAGCAGTGATTGTGCTTTGGATGATGTCGCGATAA
- the LOC139172267 gene encoding CD59 glycoprotein-like isoform X1 → MVSCIILFLDMDKINYILLTAFIILTLSCSSGYALRCYICEQSPFLCRSNLTCSEEEDACLQIRMVNLRTYRCWKMSKCSKDVVAQEFSVDSFRHLCCQRDFCNKSPSLLVSSTPLGISAVIVLWMMSR, encoded by the exons ATGGTCTCATGTATAATTCTATTTCTAGACATGGACAAAATAAACTACATTCTCCTAACGGCATTCATTATCCTAACCTTATCCTGCAGTTCTG GCTATGCACTTCGATGTTATATCTGTGAACAAAGTCCTTTTCTCTGTAGAAGCAACCTCACCTGTTCTGAGGAAGAAGACGCTTGCTTACAAATTAGAATGG TGAATTTGAGAACGTACAGGTGCTGGAAAATGTCAAAGTGCAGCAAAGATGTTGTAGCCCAGGAATTTAGCGTTGACAGTTTTAGACACCTTTGCTGCCAAAGAGATTTCTGCAATAAGAGTCCAAGCCTCCTCGTCAGTTCCACTCCCCTTGGTATTTCAGCAGTGATTGTGCTTTGGATGATGTCGCGATAA